A portion of the Babylonia areolata isolate BAREFJ2019XMU chromosome 4, ASM4173473v1, whole genome shotgun sequence genome contains these proteins:
- the LOC143281548 gene encoding uncharacterized protein LOC143281548 produces MCEELCVRVMKKNKNLAEGVYLCFRQATEDHHQTRGCTRREDLSRETRPQHQGHVAIDVEEELKTSGQLSHRRETNIYKRSGQDRHHEWGTGQRHQGHQAYHGK; encoded by the exons ATGTGTGaggagttgtgtgtgcgtgtgatgaagaaaaacaaaaatctggcCGAAGGTGTTTATCTGTGTTTCAGGCAGGCCACTGAAGACCACCATCAGACCAGGGGCTGCACCAGGAGAGAGGACCTGTCCAGAGAAACCAGACCTCAGCACCAAGGACATGTAGCCATTGATGTCGAG GAAGAACTGAAGACTTCAGGCCAGCTGAGCCACCGAAGAGAAACCAACATTTACAAAC GGTCGGGACAGGATCGACACCATGAGTGGGGAACCGGGCAGCGGCACCAGGGGCACCAGGCGTACCATGGAAAATGA